A section of the Aphanothece sacrum FPU1 genome encodes:
- the hemF gene encoding oxygen-dependent coproporphyrinogen oxidase, with protein sequence MTSLTTETSNPQTAFVPPADAKTRVSQFMKTIQDEICHGLETADGGKFREDSWEREEGGGGRSRVLTEGNLLEQGGVNFSEVWGHELPPSILKQRPEAAGHGFYATGTSMVLHPRNPYVPTIHLNYRYFEAGPVWWFGGGIDLTPYYPFAEDAAHFHQTLKQACDKHHPQYYPVFKPWCDEYFYLNHRQEMRGVGGIFFDYQDGNDPLYRGPHPDKEAAIYSNQLPASTPRTWEELFAFVNDCGRSFLPAYLPIVERRRNIEYGDRERQFQLYRRGRYVEFNLVYDRGTIFGLQTNGRTESILMSLPPLVRWEYCYQPEANTPESQLYEVFLKPQDWANWQP encoded by the coding sequence ATGACCTCTTTAACAACAGAGACTAGCAATCCTCAGACAGCTTTTGTCCCACCTGCTGATGCCAAAACACGGGTGAGTCAGTTCATGAAAACCATTCAAGATGAAATCTGTCACGGGTTAGAGACAGCAGATGGCGGTAAATTCCGCGAAGACAGTTGGGAAAGAGAAGAAGGGGGTGGAGGCCGTTCTCGTGTTCTCACAGAAGGAAATTTATTAGAACAAGGTGGCGTAAATTTTTCAGAAGTTTGGGGACACGAACTACCCCCTTCCATTTTAAAGCAGCGTCCTGAAGCTGCGGGCCATGGTTTCTATGCGACGGGAACCTCTATGGTACTTCATCCCCGTAACCCTTATGTTCCTACAATTCACCTGAATTACCGTTATTTTGAGGCGGGGCCGGTTTGGTGGTTTGGGGGAGGTATTGACTTAACTCCTTATTATCCATTTGCTGAAGATGCGGCCCATTTTCACCAAACTTTAAAGCAAGCTTGTGATAAACATCATCCTCAATATTATCCCGTATTTAAACCTTGGTGTGATGAATATTTTTATTTAAATCATCGCCAAGAAATGCGGGGAGTCGGAGGTATTTTCTTTGATTATCAAGATGGGAATGACCCCTTATATCGGGGGCCTCATCCTGATAAAGAGGCGGCTATTTATAGTAATCAATTACCTGCTTCAACTCCTCGTACTTGGGAAGAGTTATTTGCTTTTGTGAATGATTGTGGACGATCATTTTTACCTGCTTATCTTCCGATTGTGGAAAGACGACGGAATATTGAATATGGAGACAGAGAACGTCAATTCCAATTGTATCGACGGGGACGCTATGTTGAGTTTAATTTAGTGTATGACCGAGGTACAATTTTTGGCTTACAAACTAATGGACGAACTGAATCTATTTTGATGTCTTTACCGCCGTTAGTTCGTTGGGAATACTGTTACCAACCGGAAGCAAATACACCAGAATCCCAGTTATATGAAGTGTTCTTAAAACCCCAAGATTGGGCAAATTGGCAACCATAA
- the bioF gene encoding 8-amino-7-oxononanoate synthase, with protein MTNPYQWIEKSLLTIHQVNWYRSVTTIDSLPGAEISINGQKLINFASNDYLGLAGDKRLIKASIEATQKYGTGSTGSRLLSGHRDLHQTLEKAIANLKQTEDALIFSSGYLANLGTITALVGQKDLILGDNYNHSSLKNGAKLSGATYLEYGHNNIADLHNKLQENRQKYRRCLMVSDSVFSMDGDLCPLPDLISLAESFECMLLIDEAHATGVMGKTGAGCREYFDCDGENLIQMGTLSKALGSLGGYVAGSGKLIDFLRNRAATWIYTTGLSPADTAAALTAIDIIKEEPQRRENLWHNVTFLREKTAQFNLISSNSAILCVGLANAETALNLAKTLKKEGIFAPAIRPPTVPTSRLRFSVMATHTLNHLQQLITILEKNLIT; from the coding sequence ATGACAAATCCTTATCAATGGATAGAAAAATCTCTATTAACCATTCATCAGGTTAATTGGTATCGAAGTGTCACAACAATTGATAGTTTACCGGGGGCAGAAATTTCTATCAATGGGCAAAAATTAATCAATTTTGCTAGTAATGATTATTTAGGATTAGCAGGAGATAAAAGATTAATAAAAGCGTCTATAGAAGCGACACAAAAATATGGAACTGGAAGCACAGGATCACGGTTATTAAGTGGTCATAGAGACTTACATCAAACCTTAGAAAAAGCCATTGCTAATTTAAAACAAACAGAAGATGCCTTAATTTTTAGTTCTGGTTATTTAGCAAATTTAGGAACTATTACCGCTTTAGTAGGACAAAAAGATCTTATTTTAGGAGATAATTATAATCATTCTAGTCTAAAAAATGGAGCTAAACTTAGTGGGGCCACCTACTTAGAATATGGTCACAATAATATTGCAGATTTGCACAATAAACTTCAGGAAAATCGTCAAAAATATCGTCGTTGTCTGATGGTGAGTGATAGTGTTTTCAGTATGGATGGAGATTTATGTCCTTTACCTGACTTGATATCCTTAGCGGAGTCTTTTGAGTGTATGCTTTTGATAGATGAAGCTCATGCAACTGGGGTTATGGGGAAAACAGGGGCAGGCTGTAGGGAATATTTTGACTGTGATGGTGAGAATTTAATTCAGATGGGAACCTTAAGTAAAGCACTAGGAAGTTTAGGGGGATATGTGGCCGGTTCAGGCAAATTAATTGATTTTTTACGCAACAGGGCCGCAACTTGGATTTATACGACCGGGTTATCTCCTGCTGATACGGCCGCGGCCTTAACCGCTATTGATATTATTAAAGAAGAACCTCAACGTCGTGAAAATTTATGGCACAATGTAACATTTTTGCGAGAAAAAACCGCTCAATTTAACTTAATTTCTTCAAATTCAGCGATTTTGTGTGTTGGATTAGCCAATGCTGAAACCGCCCTAAACTTAGCCAAAACATTGAAAAAAGAGGGTATTTTTGCCCCTGCCATTCGTCCTCCAACAGTTCCCACCAGTCGTCTAAGGTTTTCGGTGATGGCCACCCATACCTTAAACCATCTGCAACAACTAATCACCATTTTAGAGAAAAATCTGATCACCTAA
- a CDS encoding SRPBCC family protein yields MILNFSLKLIFAKDKLLCSFSLYKRYRAMSTAPADVLWHKLIDVADVSWHPLFSKTNVPLGLIAKPGLIYQAVTRLTPIPIRLFVENVRPGELLSLRVLTIPGMEQKITYHVESTLCGTYISYSVTLRGWLSPLIWWLIKPYSASVATELAHAAERLLA; encoded by the coding sequence GTGATTCTCAATTTCTCATTAAAGTTAATTTTTGCTAAAGATAAGTTATTATGCAGTTTTTCCCTTTATAAGCGATATCGCGCTATGAGTACGGCCCCAGCAGACGTTCTCTGGCATAAATTGATTGATGTGGCTGATGTTTCTTGGCATCCCTTATTCTCTAAGACCAATGTTCCTCTGGGATTGATTGCTAAACCGGGTTTGATTTATCAAGCTGTCACCCGTTTAACCCCTATTCCTATTCGTTTATTTGTGGAAAATGTTCGTCCAGGTGAATTATTAAGTCTTCGGGTGTTGACTATTCCGGGGATGGAACAAAAAATCACTTATCATGTAGAATCGACTTTATGTGGGACTTATATCTCTTATTCGGTAACGTTACGGGGATGGCTATCACCGTTAATTTGGTGGTTAATTAAACCTTATTCTGCTAGTGTTGCCACAGAATTAGCCCATGCGGCCGAACGTCTACTTGCTTAG
- a CDS encoding protein kinase domain-containing protein yields MRCLNCHLDGLSPQTELCPQCGAHIPSLLREVLPQGTYLRCNQSQGVKSGTYCLDYAMGKGSFGITYRAHHQILNDVVAIKEFYPSQYATRNQHSLALNIPKNHRNTYQRSLARFLEEGRILAKLNHPNVVQVRDLFEESNTAYLVMDLVQGKTLLRELDSQPHRRLPVQRVEALMGQLVDALETIHQAGIYHLDLKPENLVLTAQDKLIVIDFGAATQAIHARAKKTRSFTECYAPPELVSGGEIGPESDLFEMGMILYEMLTGTLPHPAMTRLMEGDKWRPQGLEGVWYRLVMSAIALKRKERPKNVREWWQKENLSGVTLLGPFSQEASAGKIDPLKGYFTLPMLQQQGMEQRLGRGCIRGLIPLDLDGVMVLGAGGTSLLNFSSRRAGWEIDCPTELGAVSGDKRLLALVWQEQIYLWDLTQGQFWRSLQGHKKQITSIALSNNGSLLVSGSKDETVRVWDSYSGEQLHQFSEPIGWVTSVAITKDGQLIASGCGDGTIRLWDRQSGQEKTVLVGHEGRVDTLTFSGDGKLLASGGRDRKVRVWLVNSSELQFCLEGHTDWVSQVVFSGDNHFLASTSEIDDKSICIWSVENGQEMARLRGHWNRVRAIAFCQDSRYLVSGADDYTIRLWDILQGKTVHQLHQHTNWVYGVACSADGRWVGTGNNDGTIRLWDIVERREVHVLQGHEEAVSSVAFSSDSRWLVSGSWDETVRLWDVHSGKLARVFSGHDHWVKSVAFSPNNQFIASGSWDKTVRLWEVHSRWLTLNANKPLRVLQGHLDDVECVAFSPDSQLVASGSDDKTVRIWEVSSGQQVKQFEGHTYNVETVAFSPDGQFIASGSRDKTVRLWHILSGKEMHVFRGHLGYVNCVAFSPNGNFIASGSTDKMIALWDLMSGELLQLFQGHTHYINSVAFSADGSILVSVDHDGVVRLWKIN; encoded by the coding sequence ATGCGCTGTCTTAATTGTCATTTGGATGGACTATCTCCACAGACCGAATTGTGTCCTCAGTGTGGGGCCCATATACCGTCATTGCTGCGAGAAGTATTACCCCAGGGGACTTATTTACGGTGTAATCAGAGTCAGGGCGTAAAATCTGGGACTTATTGTCTTGATTATGCCATGGGAAAAGGAAGTTTTGGTATTACTTATCGGGCCCACCATCAGATTTTGAATGATGTAGTAGCCATTAAAGAATTTTATCCTAGTCAATACGCAACTCGCAATCAACACAGCTTAGCTTTAAATATCCCTAAAAACCATCGGAACACTTATCAACGTAGTTTAGCTCGTTTTCTCGAAGAAGGGCGTATTTTAGCGAAACTGAATCATCCTAATGTGGTTCAGGTACGGGACTTATTTGAAGAAAGTAATACGGCTTATTTGGTAATGGATTTAGTACAGGGTAAAACCTTGTTACGGGAATTAGACAGTCAACCTCACCGCAGATTACCAGTACAACGAGTTGAGGCCTTGATGGGCCAGTTAGTGGATGCTTTGGAAACTATTCATCAGGCCGGTATTTATCATTTGGATTTAAAACCGGAAAATTTGGTATTAACTGCCCAAGATAAGTTAATTGTCATTGATTTTGGGGCAGCTACTCAAGCTATTCATGCCAGGGCTAAAAAAACTCGTTCTTTTACTGAATGTTATGCCCCTCCAGAACTGGTTTCCGGCGGAGAAATCGGGCCAGAAAGCGATTTATTTGAAATGGGCATGATTTTGTATGAAATGCTTACAGGGACTTTACCTCATCCGGCCATGACTCGTTTGATGGAGGGGGATAAGTGGCGACCTCAAGGACTAGAGGGGGTTTGGTATCGTTTGGTTATGAGTGCGATCGCCTTAAAACGGAAAGAACGCCCCAAAAATGTGCGAGAATGGTGGCAAAAGGAAAATTTGTCTGGGGTAACTTTACTGGGCCCCTTTTCTCAGGAAGCATCAGCCGGTAAAATTGATCCTCTCAAGGGATATTTTACTCTCCCTATGTTACAACAACAAGGCATGGAGCAACGATTAGGACGAGGTTGTATTCGGGGGTTAATACCCTTAGATCTCGATGGAGTGATGGTTTTAGGGGCAGGAGGAACCTCTTTATTAAATTTTAGTTCTCGTCGGGCCGGTTGGGAAATTGACTGTCCCACAGAATTAGGGGCCGTCAGTGGGGATAAACGGTTATTAGCTTTGGTCTGGCAAGAACAGATTTATTTATGGGATTTAACTCAAGGCCAGTTTTGGCGATCGCTACAAGGTCACAAAAAACAAATTACCAGTATTGCCTTGTCTAATAATGGTTCTCTATTGGTTTCCGGAAGTAAAGATGAAACGGTGAGGGTTTGGGATAGTTATTCAGGAGAACAGTTACACCAATTTTCAGAACCCATAGGATGGGTAACAAGTGTGGCCATAACCAAAGACGGTCAGTTAATAGCTTCGGGATGTGGAGATGGGACAATACGTCTGTGGGATAGACAGTCGGGCCAAGAAAAGACCGTTTTAGTTGGCCATGAGGGACGAGTAGACACCTTGACCTTTAGTGGAGACGGCAAATTATTGGCCAGTGGAGGCCGCGATCGCAAAGTACGAGTTTGGTTAGTCAATTCAAGTGAACTACAATTTTGTTTAGAAGGCCATACAGACTGGGTGTCTCAAGTGGTTTTTAGTGGGGATAATCATTTTTTAGCCTCTACTTCCGAGATAGATGATAAGTCTATTTGTATTTGGTCGGTGGAGAATGGCCAAGAAATGGCTAGGTTGAGGGGTCATTGGAATAGGGTGAGGGCGATCGCATTTTGTCAGGATAGTCGTTATCTTGTCTCTGGGGCCGATGACTATACAATTCGTCTATGGGATATTTTACAGGGTAAAACGGTGCATCAGTTACACCAACATACAAATTGGGTTTATGGTGTCGCTTGTAGTGCGGATGGTCGTTGGGTAGGGACAGGAAATAATGATGGTACTATTCGGTTATGGGATATTGTAGAAAGACGAGAAGTTCATGTTCTGCAAGGTCATGAGGAGGCTGTTTCTAGTGTAGCCTTTAGTTCTGATAGTCGTTGGTTAGTATCTGGGAGTTGGGATGAAACCGTGAGACTTTGGGATGTTCACAGTGGCAAACTAGCGCGTGTGTTTTCTGGTCATGATCATTGGGTCAAAAGTGTGGCCTTTAGTCCTAATAATCAATTTATTGCTTCTGGAAGTTGGGATAAAACAGTGCGTTTGTGGGAGGTTCATTCTCGATGGTTAACCTTAAATGCAAATAAACCTTTGCGAGTTCTTCAGGGACATCTAGATGATGTTGAATGTGTTGCTTTTAGTCCTGATAGTCAATTAGTGGCAAGTGGTAGTGATGATAAAACTGTTAGAATTTGGGAAGTATCTTCAGGACAACAAGTTAAACAATTTGAAGGACATACTTACAATGTAGAAACGGTAGCATTTAGTCCTGATGGTCAATTTATTGCATCAGGAAGTCGAGATAAAACTGTACGTTTATGGCATATTTTATCGGGAAAAGAAATGCATGTTTTTCGCGGTCATTTGGGTTATGTTAATTGTGTCGCGTTTAGTCCTAATGGTAATTTTATCGCTTCTGGTAGCACTGACAAAATGATAGCTTTGTGGGATTTGATGTCAGGAGAATTACTACAATTATTTCAGGGTCATACTCATTATATTAATAGTGTTGCATTTAGTGCAGATGGCAGTATTTTAGTCTCAGTAGATCATGATGGAGTCGTTCGTCTTTGGAAAATTAATTAA
- a CDS encoding Fur family transcriptional regulator, with amino-acid sequence MNEPGGFIQPIRCLEDALNRCQTLGMRVSRQRRFILELLWKAQEHLSAREIYDRLNQEGKDIGHTSVYQNLEALSSQNIIECVERCDGRLYGHISDSHSHLNCLDTNQIIDLHIELPPDLLQQIETKTGVKITDYSINFYGYKHT; translated from the coding sequence ATGAACGAGCCAGGAGGATTCATTCAACCCATTCGCTGTTTAGAAGATGCCTTAAACCGTTGTCAAACTTTGGGGATGCGAGTAAGTCGTCAACGTCGCTTTATTCTAGAATTACTCTGGAAAGCACAAGAACATTTGTCTGCTAGGGAAATCTATGATCGTTTGAATCAAGAAGGCAAAGATATTGGTCATACTTCTGTATATCAGAATTTAGAGGCTTTGTCGAGTCAAAATATTATTGAGTGTGTGGAACGATGCGATGGTAGACTATATGGTCATATTAGTGATTCTCATAGTCATCTTAATTGTCTTGATACTAATCAAATTATCGATCTTCACATTGAACTGCCCCCTGATTTATTACAACAAATTGAAACAAAAACAGGTGTAAAAATAACTGATTATAGCATTAATTTTTATGGCTATAAACATACATAA
- a CDS encoding DUF4351 domain-containing protein, producing the protein MQLISGFVDTYLTLNQAEETAFQRELKTFQQEEQEEVMEIVTSWMTQGIEREKALIIRLIKRKLGHIYRDIEVKIRELNIDKIEELGEALFDFSTLQDLENWLNTTNQ; encoded by the coding sequence ATGCAATTAATTTCGGGTTTTGTGGATACCTATCTCACTTTAAACCAAGCAGAAGAAACTGCTTTTCAAAGGGAACTTAAAACCTTTCAACAAGAGGAACAGGAGGAAGTTATGGAAATTGTTACCAGTTGGATGACACAAGGAATTGAACGAGAAAAAGCCTTAATTATACGCTTAATTAAACGAAAATTAGGACATATATATCGAGATATTGAAGTAAAAATCAGAGAATTAAACATTGATAAAATTGAAGAACTAGGAGAAGCTTTATTCGATTTTTCAACCTTACAGGATCTAGAAAATTGGTTAAATACAACCAACCAATAA
- a CDS encoding glyoxalase-like domain protein has product MTIVTSLTLISHSLGAFLPIDSVFSTQGIMVMLLAAYALAMWMFLTSAPKVHTVMVSDLEVARQFYEGLLQLNVADIPLHYYYNYEQTLGTAGVDPLYMSATSSATTTTNFRGSEGLWYQLKKNTQLHIISGASYGTKNRQRHVCFDHDCLEEILMRVQSRRLKYKIRRNKPLNFLVKDIEERVIEMAEVKN; this is encoded by the coding sequence ATGACTATTGTGACAAGTTTAACCCTAATTTCTCATTCTCTGGGGGCATTTTTGCCCATTGATAGTGTTTTCTCTACCCAAGGCATCATGGTGATGCTACTAGCTGCTTATGCGTTAGCAATGTGGATGTTTCTCACCAGCGCGCCTAAAGTACATACAGTGATGGTATCAGATTTGGAAGTAGCCCGACAATTTTATGAAGGTTTACTACAATTAAATGTGGCGGATATTCCCCTGCATTATTATTATAATTATGAGCAAACATTAGGCACAGCAGGGGTTGATCCTTTGTATATGTCTGCTACTTCTAGTGCAACCACTACCACTAATTTTAGAGGTTCAGAAGGACTGTGGTATCAATTGAAAAAAAATACTCAATTACATATTATTTCTGGGGCAAGTTATGGGACTAAAAATCGTCAACGTCATGTTTGTTTTGATCATGATTGTTTAGAAGAAATTTTAATGCGGGTACAATCAAGACGATTAAAATATAAAATTCGTCGCAATAAACCTCTAAATTTCTTGGTTAAAGATATCGAAGAACGAGTCATCGAAATGGCTGAAGTCAAAAATTAA
- a CDS encoding DUF3685 domain-containing protein has translation MSDRLINLLIVDHDPIFRLGLSTILSNYQQFCLVAVCGTPEDALERLTNQKVDIIIIDPNFDDNSYPGWELCQEIKQSDLSLKICLLTGITDGFYLEKLRDLGIEGYCLKGIPIEQLIEILIQIDQGEIIWPNLTNINQSTIIETIPFSSPLTWLNSWQKLGINQIDKNLDEVNEKLNLPVNSRLDKVFWQGRKRELLAARWLVNQLVQMPIIITTNSSAEFRENQLLKGEKFDSSFGNSLNKSVVIKNKNIAVIFNKIIKKVQTNLINSTSRPLEIDILKTQQKQEILTLILGQTIRVLDDLRFVELTPKQSDKNTVAILQRIWRESALIFLGKYCVVRQNIGLEEIEDLITNYTILVEQEILEKIPFMVDLLRYLLFEEGIIVENLLYRPQAAEARQQAEKILDNLIIQVANGIVSLILNNFSDIEKIKQELYNINMASSREIARFRNSLAWEYRRQKIWEEPQNIFQSQYRLFILGEKGLESILIYAPRQEELEQLTGLGWFVTILLETRDALSPLMRSLIRLIGKGLVYVLTQVIGKGLGLIGRGIMQGVGNSLPETRYSKKKQKETQKNKLN, from the coding sequence GTGAGTGATCGCTTAATTAATTTACTAATTGTTGATCATGATCCCATTTTTCGGTTGGGGTTATCTACTATTTTAAGCAATTATCAACAGTTTTGCTTAGTTGCTGTCTGTGGTACTCCCGAAGATGCCCTAGAAAGATTAACGAATCAAAAAGTAGATATTATTATTATTGATCCTAATTTTGACGATAATTCATATCCAGGATGGGAATTATGTCAAGAGATTAAACAAAGTGATTTGAGCCTCAAAATTTGTTTATTAACGGGGATAACTGATGGTTTTTACCTAGAAAAATTACGAGATTTAGGTATTGAAGGTTATTGTCTCAAAGGGATACCCATTGAACAACTGATTGAGATATTAATCCAAATTGATCAGGGTGAAATAATCTGGCCTAACTTAACTAATATTAATCAATCTACTATCATAGAAACGATCCCTTTTAGTTCCCCTTTAACTTGGTTAAATAGTTGGCAAAAATTAGGTATTAATCAAATAGATAAAAATTTAGATGAAGTTAATGAAAAATTAAACTTACCCGTTAATTCTAGATTAGATAAAGTATTTTGGCAAGGGAGAAAAAGAGAATTATTAGCCGCTCGTTGGTTAGTCAATCAATTAGTTCAAATGCCAATTATTATAACAACTAATTCATCTGCAGAATTTAGAGAAAATCAGCTATTAAAGGGAGAAAAGTTTGATAGTAGTTTTGGTAATTCTCTCAATAAATCGGTAGTCATTAAGAACAAAAATATTGCAGTTATATTTAATAAGATAATAAAAAAAGTACAAACAAATTTAATTAATTCTACTTCCAGACCTCTAGAAATTGATATTTTAAAAACACAACAAAAACAGGAAATATTAACCTTAATTTTAGGTCAAACTATCCGAGTCTTAGATGATTTAAGATTTGTCGAATTAACCCCGAAACAATCAGATAAAAATACGGTAGCAATTTTACAAAGGATTTGGCGAGAATCTGCCTTAATTTTTTTAGGTAAATATTGTGTAGTTAGGCAAAATATCGGACTAGAAGAAATAGAAGATCTTATTACAAATTATACTATTTTAGTTGAACAAGAGATTTTAGAAAAAATACCATTTATGGTTGATTTACTGAGATATTTATTATTTGAAGAAGGAATTATCGTTGAGAACTTATTGTACCGTCCCCAAGCTGCAGAAGCAAGACAACAGGCAGAAAAAATTCTAGATAATTTAATTATTCAAGTAGCCAATGGGATTGTATCTTTAATTTTAAATAATTTCTCAGATATTGAAAAAATCAAACAAGAATTATATAATATTAATATGGCATCTTCTAGAGAAATTGCTAGATTTCGTAATAGTTTAGCCTGGGAATATCGCCGCCAAAAGATATGGGAAGAACCCCAAAATATATTTCAAAGTCAATACCGTTTATTTATTTTAGGAGAAAAAGGCCTTGAATCCATCTTAATTTATGCCCCCAGACAAGAAGAACTAGAACAACTAACAGGACTAGGTTGGTTCGTGACTATATTATTAGAAACCCGTGATGCTTTATCCCCTTTAATGCGTTCTTTAATAAGATTAATCGGGAAGGGATTAGTGTATGTGCTAACTCAAGTAATAGGAAAAGGTTTAGGATTAATTGGTCGTGGTATTATGCAAGGAGTAGGTAATAGTTTACCAGAGACACGCTATAGTAAAAAAAAGCAAAAAGAAACTCAGAAAAATAAGTTAAACTAA
- a CDS encoding type I restriction endonuclease subunit R, giving the protein MITTIGVRETIKNLSDLRTYFNLTQTEDDNFFREWYEELPEITETENIAISRIKQRYDYHRQTQPLLEGTINLLVISPLLEIAGFFDPPFKISSPESIQLIIEDPDQTIIKGMIDVLVIQETLWILVVESKRTSIPVPSAFPQILAYMMANSQKNKPTFGMVTNGDSFVFLKLSHQENTPKYDVSREFSLFPRRHELTQVLQILKRLSKL; this is encoded by the coding sequence ATGATAACAACAATTGGTGTTAGAGAAACTATCAAAAATCTAAGCGACTTACGAACATATTTTAACTTAACCCAAACCGAAGATGATAATTTTTTCCGGGAATGGTATGAAGAATTACCCGAAATAACCGAAACAGAAAATATTGCCATCTCTCGTATTAAACAACGATATGACTATCATCGACAAACCCAACCCTTACTAGAAGGAACTATTAATTTACTCGTTATTTCTCCCTTATTAGAAATAGCAGGATTTTTTGATCCTCCTTTTAAAATTAGTTCCCCAGAGTCTATACAATTAATAATAGAAGACCCTGATCAAACCATTATTAAAGGTATGATTGATGTTTTAGTCATTCAAGAAACATTATGGATATTAGTAGTTGAATCAAAAAGAACAAGTATTCCTGTCCCTTCAGCATTTCCCCAAATTTTAGCTTACATGATGGCAAATTCTCAAAAAAATAAGCCAACTTTTGGGATGGTAACTAATGGAGACAGTTTCGTTTTTCTGAAGTTATCTCATCAAGAAAACACACCAAAATATGATGTTTCTAGAGAATTTTCTCTCTTTCCAAGACGACATGAATTAACTCAAGTTTTGCAAATATTAAAACGTTTATCTAAATTATGA
- a CDS encoding calcium-binding protein, with protein sequence MLIDFDSSADGIAFDSRTWWWWPTNPPAIHGTHGNDHLYGDQYSPWYYTYNDTIYGYSGDDYISSGLGNDTVYGGSGNDTINGGSGNDLIYGEDGNDLIYGGEGNDVINGGNGYDTVNYSHLHQKIILKPQGVVEKGNHTSVDQLNSIETIIANPLVSGNTIDSSTATGTTFISVNLEAASLNVNGLPFGTLTFHVFNFDDVKGTQNSDFIVGDSQANNLYGNGGNDIISGRSGNDYIDGGSGNDFLFGENDNDYLVGSYGNDYLDGGMGNDTLTGVGSHSLGYYEIDTLIGGSGSDLFLLGDYHNPYYVGGYSHDYAFIGDFQTGVDKLQLHGYAHDYSFQGSQIHYQSDLVAIVGGTSFNLHDINFAGRYHWWPIDDIVSYPDSKLKLNTIGEFQSLNTEVMV encoded by the coding sequence ATGTTAATTGATTTTGACTCAAGTGCCGATGGCATTGCTTTTGACTCCCGTACTTGGTGGTGGTGGCCAACAAACCCTCCTGCGATTCATGGAACTCATGGGAATGACCATCTGTATGGTGATCAATACAGCCCATGGTATTACACTTACAATGACACTATCTATGGCTATAGTGGTGATGATTACATTTCCTCTGGTTTAGGAAATGATACCGTTTATGGAGGAAGTGGCAACGACACCATTAATGGCGGTAGTGGCAACGATCTGATCTATGGTGAGGATGGCAATGATCTGATCTATGGGGGAGAGGGTAATGATGTCATTAATGGTGGCAATGGTTATGACACAGTAAATTATAGTCATTTACATCAAAAAATCATCTTAAAACCTCAAGGAGTTGTGGAAAAAGGCAATCATACCTCCGTTGATCAATTGAATAGTATTGAAACGATTATTGCTAATCCTTTGGTATCAGGAAATACCATTGATTCTTCTACGGCAACAGGCACAACTTTTATTAGTGTTAATTTAGAAGCAGCAAGCCTTAATGTTAATGGGCTTCCCTTTGGAACTTTAACCTTCCATGTCTTCAATTTTGATGATGTTAAAGGGACTCAAAACAGTGATTTTATTGTTGGAGATAGCCAAGCTAATAATCTCTATGGTAATGGCGGAAATGACATTATTTCTGGCCGTTCAGGGAATGATTACATTGATGGCGGCAGTGGTAACGATTTTCTTTTTGGTGAAAACGATAATGATTACCTAGTGGGTAGTTACGGAAATGATTATCTAGATGGTGGAATGGGAAATGATACCTTAACGGGAGTAGGTTCTCATTCTTTGGGCTATTATGAAATTGATACATTAATTGGTGGAAGTGGCAGTGATTTGTTCCTCTTAGGAGATTATCATAATCCTTATTATGTGGGCGGCTATTCTCATGATTATGCCTTTATTGGTGACTTCCAAACAGGAGTTGATAAACTGCAATTACATGGATATGCTCATGATTATTCTTTCCAAGGATCTCAGATTCATTATCAATCTGATCTTGTGGCAATTGTAGGCGGAACCAGCTTTAATCTCCATGATATTAATTTCGCAGGTCGTTATCATTGGTGGCCAATTGATGACATCGTATCCTACCCTGATAGTAAATTAAAACTAAATACCATCGGAGAATTTCAGAGTCTAAATACCGAAGTGATGGTGTGA